The Crocinitomicaceae bacterium genome includes a region encoding these proteins:
- a CDS encoding transcriptional regulator, with product MQLRKLKTKKDYSEALARFEEIFQAKAGTKESDEADVLSMLIKNYEDEHYVFETPSPIEAIKFRMEQKGITNKELATILGYKSRVTDIFNLHRKLNLNMVRKLHYHLNIPLEALIKEY from the coding sequence ATGCAACTCAGAAAATTAAAAACAAAGAAAGACTACTCGGAAGCACTGGCACGCTTCGAAGAGATTTTTCAGGCTAAAGCCGGAACAAAGGAAAGTGATGAGGCTGATGTATTGTCTATGCTGATCAAAAATTACGAAGACGAGCATTACGTTTTTGAAACTCCTTCTCCTATTGAAGCAATTAAATTTCGGATGGAGCAAAAAGGAATAACCAATAAGGAGCTTGCAACAATTTTGGGTTACAAAAGCCGGGTGACTGATATTTTTAATTTGCACCGGAAGCTGAATCTGAATATGGTGAGAAAGTTACACTATCACCTGAACATTCCACTCGAAGCACTTATTAAAGAGTACTAA
- a CDS encoding type II toxin-antitoxin system HigB family toxin gives MNIHNKSSLITYWTKHNTAKKPLELWWFDVSSKGWKKPNDVKKDYASASIIGNNRIVFNIKGNDFRLIVEFNYQKGRGFIKFIGTHAEYDKIDAEQIELYKGKKKTKKST, from the coding sequence ATGAATATTCATAACAAGAGTTCTTTGATTACATACTGGACGAAACATAACACAGCAAAAAAGCCTTTAGAGCTTTGGTGGTTTGATGTATCGTCTAAGGGCTGGAAGAAACCAAATGACGTTAAGAAGGATTATGCCTCTGCGAGTATCATTGGAAACAACCGGATCGTCTTTAACATAAAAGGAAACGACTTCAGATTGATAGTCGAATTCAATTATCAAAAAGGCAGGGGGTTCATTAAGTTCATAGGAACCCATGCAGAGTATGATAAGATCGATGCAGAGCAAATCGAACTGTATAAAGGAAAAAAGAAAACAAAAAAATCTACTTAA